From a region of the Synechococcus sp. PCC 7502 genome:
- a CDS encoding NAD(P)H-quinone oxidoreductase subunit M, translating into MPLKSTTRHIHILAASIEDNSLVDSEDTLTLDVDPDDELIWTDAALKQVYSKFEELVTQYKGADLTDYNLRRIGSDLEHFVRSLLQKGEVSYNLSHRAVNYSLGLPRLGQPE; encoded by the coding sequence ATGCCGCTAAAATCTACAACCCGACATATTCATATCCTTGCTGCCAGTATTGAAGACAACTCCCTAGTTGATAGTGAAGATACGCTTACTTTGGATGTTGATCCCGATGATGAATTAATTTGGACAGATGCTGCTCTCAAACAGGTTTACAGTAAATTTGAAGAGTTAGTAACCCAGTATAAAGGTGCAGACCTAACTGACTATAACCTGCGGCGGATTGGTTCCGATCTTGAGCATTTTGTGCGATCGCTCCTGCAAAAAGGTGAAGTTTCCTACAATCTCAGCCATCGAGCCGTAAATTACAGCCTAGGTTTACCCCGCCTTGGACAACCTGAATAA
- a CDS encoding leucyl aminopeptidase, translating into MQIYTSVSNVGNWVGDGCAIAIFKNEPLLTPELIALDQQIFAGTLQDLITENEFKADAESNVSSRLSVGSPIRKVLLLGLGDRNKVTLETWRKASAQAVKWAEQNKCKTLALAFPLDNSKKEEEFATTQAIAEGIILAAHKDKRFKSDQKGNGKLENIEILGTDSDAAKAGIAQAQKICSGVILARELVAAPANIVTPQALATEAQVIADAYTYVSLEVLEKADCEALGMGAFLGVSQASDLPPKFIHLTYRPQTVTKKLGIIGKGVTFDSGGLNIKAGPGSSIEMMKMDMGGAAAMLGAAKAIAQIQPDGIEVHFISAVCENMINGNALHPGDILTASNGKTIEVNNTDAEGRLTLADALVFADKLGLDAIVDLATLTGAIIISLGTTMAGYWANDDELATKIETAASTAGEKFWRMPLEESYFDKMKSVVADFKNTGSREGGSITAALFLKQFIDKTPAWAHLDIAGPVWADKDSGYTNVGGTGYPVRTLVNLILNF; encoded by the coding sequence ATGCAAATTTATACTTCAGTTAGTAATGTCGGTAATTGGGTTGGAGATGGTTGTGCGATCGCAATTTTTAAAAATGAACCATTACTAACGCCCGAACTCATAGCTTTGGATCAACAAATTTTTGCAGGCACCTTACAGGATTTAATTACTGAAAATGAGTTTAAGGCTGACGCTGAGAGTAATGTTAGTTCTCGTCTGAGTGTAGGTAGTCCTATTCGTAAAGTATTACTGCTGGGTTTGGGCGATCGCAACAAAGTCACCCTAGAAACATGGCGGAAGGCATCGGCGCAGGCGGTAAAATGGGCAGAACAGAATAAATGTAAAACTCTAGCTTTAGCTTTTCCCTTGGATAATAGTAAAAAAGAAGAAGAATTTGCGACTACTCAAGCGATTGCTGAAGGCATTATTCTCGCTGCCCACAAAGATAAAAGATTTAAGTCTGATCAAAAAGGTAACGGTAAATTAGAAAATATTGAAATTTTAGGTACAGATTCTGATGCTGCTAAAGCAGGAATTGCCCAAGCTCAAAAAATCTGTAGTGGCGTGATCCTTGCCCGTGAGTTAGTCGCTGCTCCTGCCAATATAGTTACGCCCCAAGCTCTAGCCACTGAAGCACAGGTGATCGCTGATGCCTATACCTATGTTAGCCTAGAGGTTTTAGAAAAAGCTGACTGTGAAGCATTGGGCATGGGTGCATTTTTAGGTGTCTCGCAGGCATCGGATTTACCACCAAAATTTATTCATCTTACCTATCGTCCTCAAACCGTCACCAAAAAATTGGGCATTATTGGTAAAGGCGTGACCTTTGATTCGGGTGGGCTAAATATTAAAGCAGGACCTGGTAGCAGCATTGAAATGATGAAAATGGATATGGGAGGAGCCGCTGCTATGCTTGGAGCTGCTAAAGCGATCGCCCAAATTCAACCAGACGGGATCGAAGTTCACTTTATTTCCGCTGTCTGTGAAAACATGATTAATGGCAATGCTTTACACCCTGGGGATATTCTGACCGCTTCCAATGGTAAAACCATCGAGGTGAACAATACCGATGCTGAAGGTCGGTTAACCCTTGCTGATGCTTTGGTATTTGCAGATAAATTAGGCTTAGATGCGATCGTGGACTTGGCAACCCTAACTGGAGCAATCATTATTTCTCTAGGTACTACTATGGCAGGCTATTGGGCAAATGATGATGAATTGGCAACAAAAATTGAAACTGCGGCAAGTACTGCAGGGGAAAAATTCTGGCGGATGCCCCTTGAAGAATCCTACTTTGACAAAATGAAGTCGGTAGTGGCAGACTTTAAAAATACTGGTTCCAGAGAGGGGGGATCAATTACTGCCGCTTTATTCCTTAAGCAATTTATCGATAAAACCCCTGCATGGGCGCACCTAGATATTGCGGGTCCCGTATGGGCAGATAAGGACTCAGGTTATACCAATGTGGGAGGTACAGGCTATCCTGTTAGAACTTTGGTGAATCTAATCCTAAACTTTTAG
- a CDS encoding DUF29 domain-containing protein — protein sequence MLEKTETSSSNLYEHDFYAWIKQQVNLLNSHEWEKIDLSNLVEEIESLGKQQRQEFRNRLAILIAHLLKWEYQEARRSHSWLATIRIQRREIIRLLQENPSLKPYIPEAVIDAYENARDLASAETNLSAKIFPENFPYSLEQTLDSKFFPKGDDFPEI from the coding sequence ATGCTCGAAAAAACTGAAACTTCTTCAAGCAATCTCTATGAACATGACTTTTATGCTTGGATAAAACAGCAAGTCAACTTACTTAATTCTCATGAATGGGAAAAAATCGACCTGTCAAATTTAGTAGAAGAGATTGAATCTTTGGGTAAGCAACAACGGCAAGAATTCAGGAATCGCCTAGCAATTTTAATTGCCCATCTACTTAAGTGGGAATATCAAGAAGCACGCCGCAGCCATAGCTGGTTAGCAACTATTAGAATTCAACGCCGTGAAATTATCCGACTTTTGCAAGAGAATCCCAGTCTTAAGCCCTACATTCCTGAAGCTGTAATTGATGCCTATGAAAATGCCAGAGACTTAGCCAGTGCAGAGACTAATTTATCAGCTAAGATTTTCCCTGAGAATTTTCCCTATAGCCTAGAACAGACTCTGGATTCTAAATTTTTTCCTAAAGGAGATGATTTCCCAGAAATCTAG
- a CDS encoding TldD/PmbA family protein, with protein sequence MTVATPKTLETILEKLIAEAKTSTTAAEAYYLSSEDTPIEFENNRLKTLQTKAQQGVALRVIVNGKIGFASSTDLNRLDELVAAAVQTAEIGEAADFEFASDFQYQPELDSTSQPSTDHLVQVGDRLISQVRAYNPDILVGVDFHVRSIRTAIATSHGVLAQNQRRTTSATLGGNLVKGEDFLQAYSYQVVGTGEPDYDLLVQQVIQKYQWAERSASIDSGTLPVLFTPRAVASVIGGLFDSILSGQVVTQKASPLADKVGQKLFSDRLSIYEDPTIGISAVKFDDEGTPTTAKTFIDQGVVKGFYWDRKWAARVGLTSTGNGFRGGLSRPSPDTSNLCIAGGQTSYADLIAGIKEGIIVDQVLGAGQSNQLAGEFSVNLDLGYKVVNGEIVGRVKNTMVAGSIFEAFENLVDLSSETEWIGGGALMPAILFGQLGVASRNA encoded by the coding sequence GTGACTGTAGCGACTCCAAAGACCTTAGAAACCATCTTAGAAAAATTAATAGCTGAAGCTAAAACCTCGACCACGGCGGCGGAGGCATACTATCTTAGTTCCGAAGATACCCCGATTGAATTTGAGAATAACCGTCTTAAAACCCTACAAACCAAGGCACAACAAGGCGTAGCTTTACGGGTAATCGTTAATGGCAAAATTGGTTTTGCTAGTTCTACGGACTTAAATCGATTGGATGAATTAGTAGCTGCGGCTGTGCAAACTGCGGAAATTGGCGAGGCGGCAGATTTTGAGTTTGCTTCGGATTTTCAGTATCAACCAGAACTTGATTCCACATCTCAACCCAGCACCGATCATTTAGTACAAGTTGGTGATCGCCTGATCAGTCAAGTGCGAGCATATAACCCTGATATTTTGGTGGGTGTGGATTTCCATGTGCGTTCAATTCGGACAGCGATCGCTACTAGTCATGGGGTATTGGCACAGAATCAACGCCGCACCACAAGTGCAACCCTTGGCGGAAACTTGGTTAAAGGTGAGGATTTTTTACAGGCATACAGCTATCAAGTTGTGGGGACTGGAGAGCCAGATTACGATCTCCTAGTGCAGCAGGTCATTCAAAAATATCAATGGGCTGAGAGATCGGCAAGTATTGACAGTGGCACATTACCAGTTTTATTTACACCTAGAGCAGTTGCCAGTGTAATTGGGGGACTATTTGATAGCATTCTTTCGGGGCAGGTCGTAACCCAAAAAGCTTCACCCTTAGCAGATAAGGTCGGACAAAAATTATTTAGCGATCGCCTGAGTATCTATGAAGACCCAACTATTGGCATATCGGCAGTCAAATTTGATGATGAAGGCACACCCACCACAGCTAAAACTTTCATTGATCAAGGCGTGGTCAAAGGTTTTTATTGGGATCGGAAATGGGCAGCAAGGGTAGGCTTGACTTCTACAGGTAACGGCTTTAGGGGTGGATTATCTCGTCCGAGTCCCGATACCTCAAATTTATGTATTGCTGGGGGGCAAACTAGCTATGCCGACTTGATTGCGGGGATTAAAGAAGGCATTATTGTTGACCAAGTTTTAGGGGCAGGGCAGTCCAATCAATTGGCGGGAGAGTTTTCTGTAAATTTAGATTTAGGCTACAAAGTGGTAAATGGTGAAATTGTGGGCAGAGTCAAAAACACAATGGTGGCTGGTAGCATTTTTGAGGCTTTTGAAAACCTAGTGGATTTAAGTTCTGAAACGGAATGGATTGGCGGTGGAGCGTTAATGCCTGCGATTCTATTTGGGCAACTTGGCGTAGCATCTCGTAATGCCTAG
- a CDS encoding SCP2 sterol-binding domain-containing protein, translating to MTKFDDHPTVKLLRSQQKSQEQNSQYMISSPLDRDWLRSFCLDLGVDDVGFVSINQPEMDDQRAKLLQAFPQTKSLISFVCRMNRDNVRNPARSVANVEFHHTGEDVNMIARKIVRELEDRGIRAINPAMGFPMEAQDFLNVGKNVWVVSHKPIAVAAGLGHMGIHRNVIHPKFGNFILLGTVLLNAEVTEYDRPIDYNPCVECKLCVAACPVGAIASDGSFNFSACYTHNYREFLGGFTDWVKNIAESKTAKDYERKVGEADSASMWQSLSFGANYKAAYCLASCPAGEDVMAPFLHNRKEFIQEVVKPLQDKVETVYVVSGSDAEAHTAKRFPHKQIKLVRNSLTPISIAGFRNGLSLTFQPNQSKGLNATYHFLFTSQEFSQFTVNIFNQVCEVHDGLVGKPDLIVEADSKTWIAFLRKYQNIVLAILTGKIRIKGDIRLLLKFGKCFPS from the coding sequence GTGTTGATGATGTGGGTTTTGTAAGTATCAATCAACCAGAAATGGACGATCAACGGGCTAAGCTATTACAGGCTTTTCCGCAGACAAAAAGTTTGATTAGTTTTGTCTGTCGCATGAATCGAGATAATGTTCGCAATCCTGCCCGCTCTGTCGCCAATGTGGAATTTCACCACACGGGGGAGGATGTCAACATGATCGCTCGCAAAATTGTCAGAGAATTAGAAGATCGGGGGATTAGGGCTATCAATCCAGCGATGGGATTTCCGATGGAAGCCCAAGACTTTCTCAATGTCGGCAAAAATGTCTGGGTGGTTTCTCACAAACCGATCGCTGTCGCCGCAGGATTGGGACATATGGGCATTCATCGCAATGTGATTCATCCCAAATTTGGCAACTTCATTCTCTTGGGTACTGTGCTGTTAAATGCTGAGGTGACAGAATACGATCGCCCGATTGATTACAACCCTTGCGTGGAGTGCAAACTCTGTGTAGCTGCCTGTCCCGTGGGGGCGATCGCCTCGGATGGCAGTTTCAATTTCTCAGCTTGCTATACCCACAACTATCGCGAATTTTTAGGAGGATTTACTGATTGGGTAAAGAATATTGCCGAAAGTAAAACGGCGAAAGACTACGAGCGCAAAGTGGGCGAGGCGGACTCGGCAAGTATGTGGCAAAGTTTATCCTTTGGAGCCAATTATAAAGCCGCCTATTGTCTCGCTTCCTGCCCTGCGGGTGAAGATGTGATGGCTCCCTTTTTGCATAACCGTAAAGAATTTATTCAAGAGGTCGTCAAACCACTTCAAGATAAGGTCGAGACAGTGTATGTTGTTTCTGGTTCAGATGCCGAAGCTCACACCGCTAAACGTTTTCCCCACAAGCAGATCAAGCTGGTTCGCAACAGCCTAACGCCCATTTCCATAGCAGGCTTTAGGAACGGCTTGTCATTAACTTTTCAACCGAATCAATCCAAAGGTCTCAACGCGACCTACCATTTCTTATTTACTAGTCAGGAATTTTCACAGTTCACGGTCAATATTTTTAATCAAGTTTGTGAAGTTCATGATGGATTGGTGGGTAAACCCGATCTGATCGTCGAAGCAGATAGTAAAACTTGGATTGCTTTTTTGCGAAAATATCAAAATATTGTTTTGGCAATTCTGACTGGCAAAATCCGCATCAAAGGTGATATTCGTTTACTACTCAAATTCGGAAAATGCTTCCCATCTTAA